From Cucumis melo cultivar AY chromosome 1, USDA_Cmelo_AY_1.0, whole genome shotgun sequence, a single genomic window includes:
- the LOC103490122 gene encoding indole-3-acetate O-methyltransferase 1, which translates to MTPKGDNVVVSNMKLERMLSMKGGKGETSYANNSQAQAQHARSMLHLLKETLDGVHLNSPEVPFVVVDLGCSCGSNTIYIVDVIIKHIIKRFEALAVDPPEFTVFFSDLPGNDFNTLFQLLPPLATYGGSMEECLAADNHRSYFAAGVPGSFYRRLFPARSIDVFHSAFSLHWLSQVPETVVDGRSMAYNRGRVFIHGANEAAAEAYRKQFQTDLAEFLWARAQELKRGGSMFLVCLGRTSLDPTDQGGAGLLFGTHFQDAWDDLVQEGLISNEKRDSFNIPVYAPSLQDFKEVVEADGSFSINKLEVFKGGSPLVVNQPDDAAEVGRALANSCRSVSGVLVDAHIGDRLSEELFYRVERRATNHAKDLLEKLQFFHIVASLSLA; encoded by the exons ATGACTCCTAAGGGCGACAACGTCGTCGTTTCCAACATGAAACTCGAAAGAATGCTCAGCATGAAAGGAGGTAAAGGTGAAACAAGTTATGCTAACAACTCTCAAGCTCAG GCTCAACATGCCAGATCGATGCTTCATCTTCTAAAAGAAACATTGGACGGAGTTCATTTAAACTCGCCGGAAGTGCCGTTCGTGGTGGTGGATCTCGGCTGCAGCTGCGGCAGCAACACCATTTACATCGTGGATGTCATCATAAAACACATTATAAAGCGCTTCGAAGCTTTGGCCGTCGACCCGCCGGAGTTCACCGTCTTTTTCTCCGATCTCCCTGGAAATGACTTCAATACCCTCTTCCAACTCCTCCCACCGTTGGCCACTTACGGCGGCAGCATGGAGGAATGCCTCGCCGCCGACAACCACCGCTCCTACTTTGCTGCTGGCGTTCCTGGCTCCTTCTACCGTCGTCTATTTCCGGCTAGATCCATCGACGTTTTTCACTCCGCCTTTTCCTTGCATTGGCTCTCTCAG GTGCCGGAGACGGTGGTGGATGGAAGATCGATGGCGTACAACAGAGGGAGGGTGTTCATCCACGGAGCAAACGAGGCGGCGGCGGAGGCTTACCGGAAGCAATTTCAGACGGACTTGGCAGAATTTCTGTGGGCCAGGGCTCAGGAGCTGAAGAGAGGTGGGTCCATGTTCCTTGTCTGCTTGGGCCGGACCTCCCTCGACCCCACCGACCAAGGCGGAGCCGGCCTCCTCTTTGGGACCCACTTTCAGGATGCTTGGGATGATCTTGTCCAAGAG GGATTGATAAGCAATGAGAAACGTGATAGTTTCAACATTCCAGTGTATGCACCGAGCTTACAAGACTTCAAGGAGGTAGTAGAAGCCGATGGTTCATTTTCCATAAACAAACTTGAAGTTTTCAAAGGAGGTAGTCCATTAGTAGTGAACCAGCCCGACGATGCGGCAGAGGTTGGTCGAGCTTTGGCCAACAGTTGCCGGAGTGTCTCTGGTGTCCTTGTTGATGCCCATATTGGTGATCGGCTGAGCGAAGAGCTCTTTTATCGAGTTGAACGTAGAGCCACAAACCATGCTAAAGACCTTCTTGAAAAGCTTCAATTCTTTCACATTGTGGCATCACTTTCCCTTGCATAA